A section of the Arcobacter roscoffensis genome encodes:
- the pyrF gene encoding orotidine-5'-phosphate decarboxylase — protein MSNAMKLCVSLDLPTAKENLEIVKQIKDFDVWLKVGFRSYIRDGKEFLEELKVINPNFKIFLDLKLYDIPNTMADAAQEIANFGLVDMFNVHASAGSKAMSTVMDRIKDIPNKPLVLAVTALTSFDNESFKAIYNEDIKTKATKMAKDTHESGIDGVVCSAFESLDIKANTCDSFITLCPGIRPFGEDAGDQKRVADIPFAKENKVDFIVVGRPIYKATNPKEVVEKILANI, from the coding sequence ATGAGTAATGCTATGAAACTTTGTGTATCACTTGATTTACCAACTGCAAAAGAAAACTTAGAAATTGTTAAGCAAATTAAAGATTTTGATGTATGGTTAAAAGTTGGATTTAGATCATATATTAGAGACGGGAAAGAATTTTTAGAAGAATTAAAAGTTATTAATCCTAATTTTAAAATTTTCCTAGATTTAAAGCTTTATGATATTCCTAATACAATGGCTGATGCAGCCCAAGAAATAGCTAACTTTGGTTTAGTTGATATGTTTAATGTACATGCAAGTGCTGGTAGCAAAGCTATGAGTACAGTTATGGATAGAATTAAAGATATTCCAAATAAGCCTTTAGTTTTAGCTGTAACAGCTCTTACTTCTTTTGATAATGAATCATTTAAAGCTATTTATAATGAAGATATTAAAACAAAAGCTACAAAAATGGCAAAAGACACACATGAATCAGGTATTGATGGAGTAGTGTGTTCTGCTTTTGAAAGCTTAGATATCAAAGCTAATACTTGTGATAGTTTTATTACTTTGTGTCCTGGTATTAGACCTTTTGGTGAAGATGCTGGTGATCAAAAAAGAGTAGCTGACATTCCTTTTGCTAAAGAGAATAAAGTAGACTTTATAGTTGTTGGAAGACCAATTTATAAAGCTACTAATCCAAAAGAGGTAGTAGAAAAAATCTTAGCTAATATTTAG
- the kdsA gene encoding 3-deoxy-8-phosphooctulonate synthase: MKILTGPCVLEDRDTVMRIAEKLMPLSEDKRVEFYFKASFDKANRTSLDSYRGPGLEEGLKLFQEIKDQFGYKLVSDIHESYQAAPAGEVLDILQIPAFLCRQTDLLVEAAKTNCKINIKKGQFLAAGAMKHPVEKILKTRGVEEVNYKNSDENGVWLCERGNTFGYGSLVVDMKNLIAMREYAPVIFDATHSAQVPSTGGTTGGNSAVVPSLAKAAAAVGVDGFFFETHTDPSVALSDGPNMVQVDELYKVIDDIFAIQEVLGFNK, translated from the coding sequence ATGAAAATTTTAACTGGACCTTGTGTTTTAGAAGATAGAGATACGGTAATGAGAATTGCTGAAAAGCTAATGCCTTTAAGTGAAGATAAGAGAGTAGAGTTTTACTTCAAGGCATCATTTGATAAAGCAAACAGAACAAGTTTAGACTCATATAGAGGACCAGGACTTGAAGAGGGTTTAAAATTATTCCAAGAGATTAAAGATCAGTTTGGATACAAATTAGTAAGTGATATTCATGAATCATATCAAGCTGCACCAGCAGGAGAAGTATTAGATATTTTACAAATTCCAGCATTTTTATGTAGACAAACTGACTTACTAGTAGAAGCAGCAAAGACAAACTGTAAAATCAATATTAAAAAAGGTCAGTTTTTAGCAGCAGGAGCTATGAAGCATCCAGTTGAAAAAATACTAAAAACAAGAGGTGTAGAAGAAGTTAACTACAAAAACTCTGATGAAAATGGTGTATGGCTTTGTGAAAGAGGAAACACATTTGGTTATGGTTCTTTAGTAGTTGATATGAAAAACTTAATTGCAATGAGAGAGTATGCACCTGTGATTTTTGATGCAACACACTCAGCACAAGTTCCAAGTACTGGTGGAACAACTGGTGGAAATAGTGCAGTAGTACCAAGTTTAGCAAAAGCTGCAGCAGCTGTTGGTGTTGATGGATTTTTCTTTGAAACTCATACAGACCCAAGTGTTGCTTTAAGTGATGGTCCTAATATGGTTCAAGTTGATGAACTATATAAAGTTATTGATGATATCTTTGCTATTCAAGAAGTACTTGGTTTTAACAAATAA
- a CDS encoding sensor domain-containing diguanylate cyclase, whose product MKTIFIIALLLIQINSLYAIAIDKAKVKLTDFELEYFVNDNKNLRFEDLNEAKFKKGKNKDSLGTAITNSWLKIQLTNTSDNTLELYIHQNLAFTFDAITFYEANIKNELIKKTNISTGYSKEQSELLGANSVYPVVLEKNETKNIYINQKTLAYHFYDYSILTKDESTNYLIYEKADGIFFFGLLVALALYNLLIFISTRYKEYLYYFLYLLSATIWILYMYGSLSHYFNVYGQLAVKFNFALMLTPIFLALFIQSVFETKEKYIKEHLFLNSIIVLLSSNVVYSFINFNHALGLLSLSLNYSLVIFLFISISIYKKGNQFIKIFLTAHIFYIVFSLYGLMFYMGIVDFNYISSRSMGIGIIIEALILSYLISYKFKKIEEEKKLEQLLKQNALNDKSKIELLLEEKNKLLDISQQKSIELTKLNKQLEQLSITDKLTKLYNRTKIDSFLEEQLKYAKRYKECFSVILLDIDFFKKVNDTHGHQTGDIVLKEFSAILKSNIRETDVLGRWGGEEFIIICPKTNLEETLVVAKKIKSKIENYNFTTIVNCTASFGISNYKINLDIKDIIKNADDALYEAKKNGRNSIASR is encoded by the coding sequence TTGAAAACAATTTTTATAATTGCATTACTACTTATACAAATAAACTCCTTATATGCCATTGCTATAGATAAAGCAAAAGTTAAATTAACAGATTTTGAACTTGAATATTTTGTAAATGACAATAAAAATCTCAGATTTGAAGACCTTAATGAAGCTAAGTTTAAAAAAGGCAAAAACAAAGATAGCTTGGGTACGGCTATTACAAATAGTTGGTTGAAAATTCAATTAACAAATACAAGTGATAATACACTTGAACTTTATATTCATCAAAATTTAGCTTTTACATTTGATGCAATCACATTTTATGAAGCAAATATAAAAAATGAACTAATAAAAAAAACAAATATTTCCACAGGTTACTCAAAAGAACAATCAGAACTATTAGGCGCAAATAGCGTTTATCCCGTAGTTTTAGAAAAAAATGAAACAAAAAATATATACATAAATCAAAAAACTTTAGCATATCATTTTTATGACTATTCAATACTAACAAAAGATGAGTCAACTAATTATTTGATTTATGAAAAAGCAGATGGTATTTTCTTTTTTGGATTATTAGTCGCCCTTGCTTTATATAATTTACTCATTTTTATATCTACTAGATACAAAGAGTATTTATACTACTTTCTATATCTATTAAGTGCAACTATATGGATACTTTATATGTATGGCTCTTTATCACACTACTTTAATGTATATGGACAACTAGCTGTAAAATTTAATTTTGCTTTGATGCTGACACCTATTTTTTTAGCACTTTTTATTCAATCAGTATTTGAAACTAAAGAAAAATATATAAAAGAACATCTTTTTTTAAATAGTATAATAGTTTTACTTTCTTCAAATGTAGTTTATTCATTTATAAACTTCAATCATGCATTAGGATTATTATCTTTAAGTCTAAACTACTCACTGGTTATTTTCTTGTTCATTAGTATTAGTATTTATAAAAAAGGAAATCAATTTATAAAAATATTTTTAACTGCTCACATCTTCTATATAGTATTTAGTCTTTATGGACTTATGTTTTATATGGGAATAGTTGATTTTAACTATATTTCATCTCGTAGTATGGGAATAGGTATTATAATTGAAGCTTTAATCCTATCTTATTTAATATCATATAAATTTAAAAAGATTGAAGAAGAAAAAAAATTAGAACAACTTTTAAAACAAAATGCTTTAAATGATAAATCGAAAATTGAACTTCTTTTAGAAGAAAAAAATAAGCTTCTAGATATATCTCAACAAAAGTCAATTGAACTTACAAAATTAAATAAACAATTAGAGCAATTATCTATTACTGACAAGCTAACTAAATTATATAATAGAACTAAAATAGATAGTTTCTTAGAAGAACAACTAAAATATGCAAAAAGGTATAAAGAGTGTTTTAGTGTGATTTTATTAGATATTGATTTCTTTAAAAAAGTAAATGATACGCATGGTCATCAAACAGGAGATATTGTGCTTAAAGAGTTCTCAGCTATCTTAAAATCAAATATAAGAGAAACAGATGTACTTGGAAGATGGGGTGGTGAAGAGTTTATAATCATTTGTCCTAAAACAAATTTAGAAGAAACTCTTGTAGTTGCAAAAAAAATAAAAAGCAAAATAGAAAACTACAACTTTACAACCATAGTTAACTGCACAGCAAGTTTTGGTATTAGCAATTATAAAATTAATTTGGATATAAAAGATATTATTAAAAATGCAGATGATGCACTTTATGAAGCTAAGAAAAATGGTCGTAATAGTATTGCTAGTAGATAG
- the ribH gene encoding 6,7-dimethyl-8-ribityllumazine synthase codes for MNVIEGKLRLKGDEKVAIINGRFNHIITDRLVEGAKDAFLRHGGNEDNLDLLLVPGAFEIPFALEKALASGKYDAVCCVGAVIRGSTPHFDYISAEATKGIATVALQHGKAVSNGVLTTDTLEQAIERAGSKAGNKGAEAMVTIIEMLDLYSEMEK; via the coding sequence ATGAACGTTATTGAAGGAAAATTAAGATTAAAAGGTGATGAAAAAGTTGCTATTATTAATGGTAGATTTAATCACATAATCACTGATAGATTAGTTGAGGGTGCAAAAGATGCATTTCTTAGACATGGTGGAAATGAAGATAATTTAGATTTATTATTAGTACCAGGTGCATTTGAAATTCCTTTTGCATTAGAAAAAGCATTAGCTTCTGGAAAATATGATGCTGTATGTTGTGTTGGTGCTGTAATTAGAGGTTCTACTCCTCACTTTGATTATATTTCAGCAGAAGCTACAAAAGGTATAGCAACTGTAGCATTACAACATGGAAAAGCTGTATCAAATGGAGTTTTAACTACTGATACTTTAGAACAAGCAATTGAAAGAGCTGGTTCAAAAGCAGGGAATAAAGGTGCTGAAGCAATGGTTACAATCATTGAGATGTTAGACCTTTACTCTGAGATGGAGAAATAA
- a CDS encoding potassium channel family protein: MENSSLFIILQRMRVPFLVIVITYTIAITGLILIEGLDSNGKPYHMSIFDAFYFITYTATTIGFGETPYDFTYSQRMWVTFSIYLTVLGWFYAIGSLVSLLQDKLFLQEIQKSKFKRQIGDLKEKFIIILGYNQITKEIINKAIEQGTRTVVIEKDKKRINELLLESFTPTVPVLNCDNYSIKVLESAGIKKSNCKAIVSLFEDDNMNLRIALTSRLLNKHVKIAAKSTTTNQTENLKDLDVEIIANPFSIISSEINIALSAPNIFRLEKWLYGLDTLVAKLPVFPKGKYIICGYGRLGRKIYEKLNVNDIELDLVELDINKAQSYSDEEISHVNFGNADDKQMLLNVGVKEASAIIAATNDDTTNLSILATAKKLNPSIKTIVRENEMEDFSIFKNADIDHIFLPSKILINKTTNALIRPLSDKFIRLMLKKDEKWASKLVKNLITVIDESPIVFELSIDEDQSPEVYKHLKNNQTLNLEFLFRSLHNKEQSNNVVPLLLKRKEEYTLLPQNSLELEIEDKILIACDKYAKSDIEYICQNIYEFHYALTGKEKETIFKRN, from the coding sequence TTGGAAAACAGTTCACTATTTATCATTCTGCAAAGAATGAGAGTACCATTTTTAGTAATTGTTATAACTTATACAATAGCAATTACTGGTCTTATTCTTATTGAGGGGCTCGACTCAAATGGCAAGCCTTATCATATGAGTATTTTTGATGCTTTTTATTTTATAACATACACAGCAACTACTATAGGTTTTGGAGAGACTCCTTACGATTTTACTTATTCCCAACGAATGTGGGTGACTTTTTCTATATATTTGACAGTACTTGGTTGGTTTTATGCTATAGGGTCTTTGGTTTCACTTCTTCAAGATAAACTTTTTTTACAAGAAATTCAAAAAAGTAAATTTAAAAGACAAATTGGTGATTTAAAAGAGAAGTTTATCATCATCTTAGGTTACAATCAAATCACAAAAGAGATAATAAATAAAGCAATAGAACAAGGAACAAGAACAGTTGTAATCGAGAAAGATAAAAAAAGAATCAATGAGCTTTTATTAGAAAGTTTCACTCCTACTGTTCCTGTATTAAATTGTGACAATTATTCTATAAAAGTTTTAGAATCAGCTGGAATTAAAAAGTCAAATTGTAAAGCAATAGTTTCCCTTTTTGAAGATGACAATATGAATTTAAGAATTGCTTTAACTTCAAGACTTTTAAATAAGCATGTAAAAATTGCAGCAAAGTCAACAACTACAAATCAAACAGAAAACTTAAAAGATTTAGATGTTGAGATTATTGCAAACCCTTTTTCTATTATCTCATCAGAAATAAATATAGCTTTATCAGCTCCTAATATTTTTAGGCTTGAGAAATGGCTTTATGGACTAGATACTTTAGTAGCAAAACTTCCAGTTTTTCCAAAAGGTAAATATATTATTTGTGGTTATGGAAGATTGGGGCGAAAAATATATGAAAAATTAAATGTAAATGACATTGAACTTGATTTAGTAGAACTTGATATAAATAAAGCTCAAAGCTATTCAGATGAAGAAATATCTCATGTAAACTTTGGAAATGCAGATGATAAACAAATGCTTTTAAATGTAGGGGTTAAAGAAGCAAGTGCTATTATTGCTGCAACTAATGATGATACTACAAATTTATCTATATTAGCAACAGCAAAAAAACTAAATCCTAGTATAAAAACCATAGTTCGTGAAAATGAAATGGAAGATTTTTCAATTTTTAAAAATGCAGATATTGATCATATTTTTTTACCTTCTAAAATTTTGATAAATAAAACAACAAATGCTTTAATTAGACCATTATCAGATAAGTTTATAAGATTAATGTTAAAAAAAGATGAAAAATGGGCTAGTAAACTTGTGAAAAATTTGATAACAGTAATTGATGAAAGCCCAATAGTATTTGAATTATCCATAGATGAAGATCAATCCCCTGAGGTTTATAAGCATTTAAAAAATAATCAAACTTTAAATTTGGAGTTTTTATTTAGGTCTTTACATAATAAAGAACAGAGTAATAATGTGGTACCATTACTGCTAAAAAGAAAAGAGGAATATACTCTTTTACCTCAAAATAGTTTGGAGTTGGAAATTGAAGATAAAATACTAATTGCTTGCGATAAGTACGCAAAAAGTGATATTGAATATATCTGTCAAAATATTTATGAGTTTCATTATGCCTTAACAGGTAAAGAAAAAGAAACAATTTTTAAAAGGAATTAA
- a CDS encoding FMN-binding glutamate synthase family protein, whose translation MDVFLLYIEIIVLIFLIIITAWYVHDKYVQRDHQLLVNYPIIGRLRYVLEEAREPFRQYFGDEKFYESKDKLDWVYKAANDKPNYAAFSPSQPLPKPKFMIRHANIVLNEDEVDNDFEVTFGETRKYPYTAKSIIARSAMSDGSISPEGTRAFVRGAQMGGFPINSGEGSVTSNFFVTHKTYEKGYMKIVHGTTFAKKVKDVVQFFFNGAMAADVYRKLVFKDDPEAETYVFDLKSQLFHRVNWDAPLVNFPSEVPKDMPDIILQLSSGLYGARDKDGKFDPDRYQKTMRFCRMTEIKIAQGAKQTGGKLAAHKVTPAIAYYRNVRAYTDVFSPNRFPYANTIEELFDFIGTLQELSDKPVGVKIVISDIENIEPYAREIKRRIDAGDTRYPDFISIDGGSGGSATAPIEMMERVGLNIRDSVYLADKVLQEFGIRDKVKIVASGKILTPDDIIVILSLGADFIQIARGFMMSAGCIRARYCSGTTGHDCPVGLATQNKEKRKKYFVYKQAKKVRNYHNNLLKSVKGMLAIMGLKNVKQLNKHRLLFLDKDSRVHDNIDNVFKRRLDIGKDLEDEYHESR comes from the coding sequence ATGGACGTTTTTTTATTATATATAGAGATTATTGTATTAATATTTTTAATTATCATAACTGCTTGGTATGTTCATGATAAATATGTACAAAGAGATCATCAGCTTTTAGTTAACTACCCAATTATTGGTAGATTGAGATATGTTTTAGAAGAGGCGAGAGAGCCTTTTAGACAATACTTTGGTGATGAGAAGTTTTATGAATCAAAAGATAAACTTGACTGGGTTTATAAAGCTGCAAATGACAAACCAAATTATGCAGCATTTTCTCCATCACAGCCTCTTCCAAAACCTAAGTTTATGATTAGACATGCAAATATTGTTTTAAATGAAGATGAAGTTGATAATGATTTTGAAGTAACATTTGGTGAGACAAGAAAGTATCCTTATACTGCAAAGTCAATTATAGCAAGAAGTGCGATGAGTGATGGGTCTATTTCTCCTGAGGGTACAAGAGCCTTTGTAAGAGGTGCTCAAATGGGAGGTTTTCCTATTAATTCAGGTGAGGGTAGTGTAACTTCTAACTTCTTTGTAACTCATAAAACTTATGAAAAAGGCTATATGAAGATAGTTCATGGTACAACTTTTGCAAAAAAAGTAAAAGATGTAGTTCAATTCTTTTTCAATGGTGCAATGGCAGCTGATGTTTATAGAAAACTTGTATTCAAAGATGATCCAGAAGCAGAAACTTATGTATTTGATTTAAAATCACAGCTTTTCCATAGAGTAAATTGGGACGCACCTTTAGTAAATTTTCCAAGTGAAGTTCCAAAAGATATGCCTGATATTATTTTACAATTAAGTTCTGGACTTTATGGTGCTAGGGATAAAGACGGTAAGTTTGATCCTGATAGATACCAAAAGACTATGAGATTTTGTAGAATGACTGAGATTAAAATAGCTCAAGGGGCAAAACAAACAGGTGGTAAACTTGCTGCTCATAAAGTAACTCCTGCTATTGCATATTATAGAAATGTAAGAGCTTATACTGATGTTTTCTCTCCAAATAGATTCCCTTATGCAAATACAATCGAGGAATTATTTGATTTTATTGGAACATTACAAGAATTGTCAGATAAGCCAGTTGGTGTAAAAATTGTAATTTCAGATATTGAAAATATTGAACCTTATGCAAGAGAAATAAAAAGAAGAATAGATGCAGGTGATACTAGATATCCTGACTTTATTTCTATTGATGGTGGTTCAGGTGGTAGTGCAACTGCTCCTATTGAAATGATGGAAAGAGTTGGTTTAAATATCAGAGATTCTGTTTATTTAGCTGATAAAGTATTACAAGAGTTTGGAATAAGAGACAAAGTAAAAATTGTTGCGAGTGGTAAAATCTTAACTCCTGATGATATTATTGTAATTTTATCATTAGGTGCTGATTTTATTCAAATTGCAAGAGGATTTATGATGAGTGCAGGGTGTATTAGAGCTAGATATTGTTCAGGTACAACAGGTCATGATTGTCCAGTTGGACTTGCAACTCAAAATAAAGAAAAAAGAAAAAAATACTTTGTTTATAAACAAGCTAAAAAAGTAAGAAACTACCATAACAACTTATTAAAAAGTGTTAAGGGAATGCTTGCAATTATGGGACTTAAAAATGTAAAACAATTAAATAAACATAGATTGTTATTCCTAGATAAAGACTCAAGAGTTCATGATAATATTGACAATGTATTTAAAAGAAGACTAGATATTGGTAAAGATCTAGAGGATGAGTACCATGAATCTAGATAA
- a CDS encoding DMT family transporter, whose product MENSVKLGVKYMLFAAVLFALMGAAAKELSNSMSSIEVVFFRNVFGVILILLSIYKSPLNQIGGKMWLLIFRGMAGFIALLFFFYNIANIPLGEAMTFSKTSAIFTAIFAYIFVKEKLGFKGWLGVFIGFIGILFITKFDGSSLDKTDYLGILCGVGAGLAYTSIRELRKFYDSRAIVLSFMTIGTVGPMILLIIGEFYTNDNLDFLFAPFVMPKGDDWLFIILLGIFATFAQIYMTKAYSCAKAGIIGTIGYSNIAFSILLGLILGDSLPDIWITFGILLIVISGVLVSMKKD is encoded by the coding sequence ATGGAAAATAGTGTTAAATTAGGTGTCAAATATATGTTATTTGCTGCTGTATTATTTGCCTTAATGGGTGCAGCAGCAAAAGAGCTTAGTAACTCTATGAGCTCAATTGAAGTAGTATTTTTCAGAAATGTTTTTGGGGTTATATTAATTTTGTTGTCAATATACAAAAGTCCCTTAAATCAAATCGGTGGAAAAATGTGGCTTCTAATTTTTAGAGGTATGGCAGGTTTTATAGCCTTATTATTCTTCTTTTATAATATTGCAAATATTCCTTTAGGTGAAGCTATGACTTTCTCTAAAACATCTGCAATTTTTACTGCAATTTTTGCTTACATTTTTGTAAAAGAGAAACTAGGCTTTAAAGGTTGGCTTGGAGTATTTATAGGTTTTATTGGTATTTTATTTATTACAAAATTTGATGGCTCTTCCTTAGATAAAACAGATTATTTAGGGATACTTTGTGGTGTTGGAGCTGGGCTTGCTTATACTTCTATAAGAGAGCTTAGAAAATTTTATGATAGTAGGGCAATTGTTTTATCATTTATGACAATAGGAACAGTTGGACCAATGATACTTTTAATTATTGGTGAATTTTATACAAATGATAATTTAGACTTTTTATTCGCACCTTTTGTAATGCCTAAAGGTGATGATTGGTTATTTATTATTTTACTGGGAATTTTTGCAACATTTGCACAAATTTATATGACAAAAGCCTACTCTTGTGCTAAGGCGGGTATTATTGGTACTATAGGTTATAGTAATATTGCCTTTTCAATTCTTTTAGGATTGATTTTAGGGGATAGTTTGCCTGACATTTGGATTACTTTTGGTATACTTTTGATAGTAATTAGTGGTGTTTTAGTTTCCATGAAAAAGGATTAG
- a CDS encoding sensor domain-containing diguanylate cyclase: MKSHTNNLILILLGILFLITSYYIYKNEEKKLSKEIENYTQTQKTIIEDYLNISKTILFTYKNLLENMTNVDIQKHKSFSHIKQNTSDSYHIQNEVDNTYNSTLFGVGKIESLSKEHVNEINRVLYLESIFKTALDILPDIKWVYYSSNNRYIYLAPSILNVNKQFIENQFKKNFWTEAAPPNNKTKELVLTKLYEDGVSKELLTTLSLPIFNKSNKFLGIVSIDIGLQVFNKIFNKYKNISGDTYLINHNNYILASTNSFDKNTKLSFSNTKQKSKNIFNDKIKLVYLENERKKHSIIINRSMSKIFLFLFLLSIIYLSYHLACLLRKVERLANYDSLTKLLNRRALRDEASKYIELSKRNKNPISFILIDIDDFKSINDTYGHAIGDLVLTSLSDTLLSSVRKSDLVSRYGGEEFLVVLTNTNLEKSFIQAERLREKVLKLKLKNIKGNITISLGCSELKENESLDNAIQRADELLYEAKKNGKNQTKY; encoded by the coding sequence ATGAAATCACACACCAACAATTTAATTTTAATACTATTAGGTATTTTATTTTTAATTACTTCATACTATATATATAAAAATGAAGAAAAAAAGCTTAGTAAAGAAATAGAAAATTATACTCAAACACAAAAAACTATCATTGAAGATTATTTAAATATCTCAAAAACTATACTTTTTACATATAAAAACTTATTAGAAAATATGACTAATGTAGATATCCAAAAACATAAAAGTTTTTCACATATAAAGCAAAATACAAGTGATAGCTATCATATTCAAAATGAGGTTGATAATACCTATAACTCAACTCTTTTTGGAGTAGGAAAGATTGAGTCTCTTTCAAAAGAACATGTAAATGAAATAAATAGAGTACTATATTTAGAGTCGATATTTAAAACAGCATTAGATATTCTTCCTGATATAAAATGGGTATATTATAGTTCAAATAACAGATATATATACCTAGCACCATCAATATTAAATGTTAATAAACAATTCATCGAAAATCAGTTCAAAAAAAACTTTTGGACAGAAGCTGCACCTCCTAACAATAAAACAAAAGAGCTTGTTTTGACTAAACTTTACGAAGATGGAGTAAGTAAAGAGCTTCTAACTACTTTATCTTTGCCAATATTTAATAAATCCAATAAGTTTTTAGGAATAGTTTCAATTGATATAGGACTTCAAGTCTTTAATAAAATATTTAATAAATATAAAAACATTAGTGGAGATACTTATTTAATAAATCATAATAACTATATTCTAGCTTCAACTAATAGCTTTGACAAAAATACAAAACTATCTTTTTCAAATACAAAACAAAAAAGTAAAAACATTTTTAATGATAAGATAAAACTAGTATATCTTGAAAATGAAAGAAAAAAACATTCTATTATAATTAATAGATCCATGTCTAAGATATTCTTATTTCTATTTTTACTATCTATAATATATTTATCTTACCACCTTGCATGCTTATTAAGAAAAGTAGAAAGACTAGCTAACTATGACTCCTTAACTAAACTCTTAAATAGAAGAGCCTTGAGAGATGAAGCTTCTAAATATATTGAACTTTCAAAAAGAAATAAAAATCCCATATCCTTTATACTTATAGATATAGATGACTTCAAATCTATAAATGATACATATGGACATGCAATTGGTGATTTAGTTTTAACAAGCTTATCTGATACTCTTTTATCTTCTGTTCGAAAAAGTGATTTAGTTTCAAGGTACGGAGGAGAAGAGTTTTTAGTTGTATTGACAAATACAAATTTAGAAAAATCTTTTATTCAGGCAGAAAGACTTAGAGAAAAAGTTCTAAAACTAAAGTTAAAAAATATAAAAGGAAATATAACAATAAGCCTTGGATGTAGTGAACTTAAAGAAAATGAGTCTTTAGATAATGCAATTCAAAGAGCAGATGAACTGCTCTATGAAGCAAAAAAGAATGGGAAAAATCAAACTAAATATTAG
- a CDS encoding DUF6394 family protein, which yields MNLDKVISGFFIILAMTINFGFFYGDMYSLESHSKYELFAAIVINLIATTLKIGDKTQMGSVLLATSLVADIQLIAAAIVWTVAAYAYTVDAEIIATIVSLSGGALLANLVSVTLYVGDTLKSKR from the coding sequence ATGAATCTAGATAAGGTTATTTCTGGATTTTTTATAATCTTAGCAATGACTATTAACTTTGGCTTTTTCTATGGAGATATGTACTCCCTAGAAAGCCATAGTAAATATGAACTTTTTGCAGCAATTGTAATAAATTTAATTGCTACTACTTTAAAGATTGGTGATAAAACTCAAATGGGTTCTGTATTATTAGCAACATCTCTTGTAGCTGATATTCAATTAATAGCAGCAGCTATTGTATGGACAGTGGCTGCTTACGCATATACTGTTGATGCAGAGATTATTGCAACTATTGTATCTTTATCAGGTGGTGCATTACTTGCAAATTTAGTTTCTGTTACACTTTATGTGGGAGATACTTTAAAGTCAAAAAGATAA
- the nusB gene encoding transcription antitermination factor NusB, which produces MATRTQARESVIGLLYAYDLGNEGIAKFVDEILEDKKIRNKQKEFALKLFNGTVENIEKIDEELISHLKQGNITDIGSVEKSILRLAIYEILDGLDKAIVINEAIELSKKLASDGAPKFINGLLDKVQKA; this is translated from the coding sequence TTGGCTACAAGAACACAAGCAAGAGAGTCAGTTATTGGTCTTTTATATGCATATGATTTAGGTAATGAAGGTATTGCTAAATTTGTAGATGAAATATTAGAAGATAAAAAAATTAGAAATAAGCAAAAAGAGTTTGCATTAAAACTTTTCAATGGAACAGTTGAAAATATTGAAAAAATTGATGAAGAATTAATAAGTCACTTAAAACAAGGAAATATTACAGATATTGGTTCTGTTGAAAAATCTATTTTAAGACTTGCTATTTATGAAATTTTAGATGGTTTAGATAAAGCGATTGTAATTAATGAAGCAATTGAATTATCAAAAAAGCTTGCAAGTGACGGTGCTCCTAAGTTTATAAATGGACTTTTAGATAAAGTTCAAAAGGCATAA